Proteins found in one Populus alba chromosome 14, ASM523922v2, whole genome shotgun sequence genomic segment:
- the LOC118034170 gene encoding uncharacterized protein isoform X3 has translation MNTRVRTRLHSMKAPMKHEKEKVGMQGSKPNVAKKAANKRQASSRERKITLQEDVDKLKKQLRHQENIHRALERAFSRPLGALPRLPPYLPRTTLELLAEVAVLEEEVVRLEEQVVHFRQDLYQEAVYMSSSKRNVESVSDLYHLYPNKNPKPDQSKSLARNVDESATSTTRHLPSLSADGTGKENAFSTANSRKNSKGSSIHKAQTSRNMVKRSSEDNRPAEKKLDSHKSQLECRVPDQENAEARSHVTASEGVSGDDSPNKLSEDILKCLSSIFLRMSSMKNRRTADNLSFLSTLVSQENEEEAECQDPYGICSEFGKRDIGPYKRLFSIESGTINPNRTSNSLFLLHRLELLFGKLASVNLQNLTHQKKLAFWINIYNSCMMNAFLEHGIPESPETVVELMRKATINIGGHLLNAITIEHFILRLPYYSKYTISKGAKNDEMSARNKFGLELSEPLVSFALCCGSWSSPAVRVYTAAQVENELEEAKKDYLQAAIGITTSKFAIPKLLDWYLLDFAKDLESLLDWICLQLPSELGKEAINCLEKGKNEPHSHFVQVMPYEFSFRYLLYTK, from the exons ATGAATACTAGGGTGAGGACTAGGCTCCACTCCATGAAAGCTCCAATGAAGCATGAAAAA GAGAAGGTTGGAATGCAGGGGAGCAAACCAAATGTTGCCAAAAAAGCAGCAAATAAAAGACAGGCCTCGAGTAGAGAGAGGAAAATAACATTGCAAGAAGAT GTTGATAAACTAAAGAAGCAACTTAGGCATCAAGAGAATATCCACAGAGCTTTGGAGAGGGCTTTCAGCAGACCGTTGGGAGCTCTCCCTCGCCTTCCTCCGTATCTTCCTCGTACT ACGTTGGAGCTGCTTGCAGAAGTGGCTGTTTTGGAAGAGGAGGTGGTTCGGCTTGAGGAACAGGTTGTCCATTTTAGGCAAGACTTGTACCAAGAGGCTGTCTACATGTCAAGCTCCAAGAGGAACGTGGAAAGTGTTTCCGATTTATATCACTTGTACCCAAATAAGAACCCCAAGCCAGATCAGTCGAAATCCTTAGCTCGGAATGTGGATGAGTCAGCGACATCCACGACAAGGCATTTGCCATCCCTTTCTG CAGATGGAACAGGGAAAGAGAATGCATTCTCTACTGCTAATTCTAGGAAGAACAGCAAAGGATCCTCAATCCATAAAGCTCAGACAAGCAGAAATATGGTGAAAAGATCGTCTGAGGACAATAGACCAGCAGAGAAGAAATTAGATTCTCACAAGTCACAG CTAGAATGCAGAGTACCAGACCAAGAAAATGCAGAAGCAAGAAGTCATGTTACTGCAAGCGAAGGGGTATCAGGAGATGACAGCCCAAACAAGCTGTCCGAGGACATCTTGAAATGCTTGTCAAGTATTTTCTTACGGATGAGCTCAATGAAGAATAGGCGTACTGCAGATAATTTATCTTTCTTGTCAACATTAGTCTCTCAAGAAAACGAGGAAGAAGCAGAATGTCAGGATCCTTATGGTATATGTTCAGAGTTTGGGAAGAGAGATATTGGTCCATATAAGCGTTTGTTTTCAATAGAATCTGGGACGATTAATCCCAACCGAACATCAAATTCTTTGTTTCTACTTCATAGGCTTGA ACTTCTATTCGGGAAACTTGCCTCCGTCAACTTGCAGAACCTCACTCATCAGAAGAAGCTTGCATTCTGGATAAACATTTACAATTCCTGCATGATGAAC GCTTTTCTAGAACACGGAATTCCTGAGAGTCCTGAGACGGTTGTTGAACTGATGAGAAAG GCAACAATAAATATCGGGGGACACTTGCTAAATGCAATAACGATCGAACATTTCATCCTTAGGCTGCCTTATTACTCAAAATAT ACAATTTCCAAGGGTGCAAAAAATGATGAGATGTCAGCGAGGAACAAATTTGGATTGGAGCTATCTGAACCATTGGTATCATTTGCCCTTTGCTGTGGAAGCTGGTCCTCCCCTGCT GTGAGAGTGTACACCGCAGCTCAGGTTGAAAACGAACTGGAAGAggcaaaaaaagattatttacaAGCTGCAATTGGAATTACAACTAGCAAGTTTGCCATCCCTAAGTTATTGGATTGGTATTTACTTGACTTTGCCAAGGACTTGGAGTCATTGCTTGATTGGATCTGCCTTCAGTTACCCAGTGAACTAGGGAAAGAAGCTATTAATTGCCTGGAGAAAGGTAAAAATGAGCCTCATTCACATTTTGTCCAAGTTATGCCATATGAGTTCAGTTTTAGGTACCTTTTgtacacaaaataa
- the LOC118034170 gene encoding uncharacterized protein isoform X6, translated as MNTRVRTRLHSMKAPMKHEKEKVGMQGSKPNVAKKAANKRQASSRERKITLQEDTLELLAEVAVLEEEVVRLEEQVVHFRQDLYQEAVYMSSSKRNVESVSDLYHLYPNKNPKPDQSKSLARNVDESATSTTRHLPSLSADGTGKENAFSTANSRKNSKGSSIHKAQTSRNMVKRSSEDNRPAEKKLDSHKSQLECRVPDQENAEARSHVTASEGVSGDDSPNKLSEDILKCLSSIFLRMSSMKNRRTADNLSFLSTLVSQENEEEAECQDPYGICSEFGKRDIGPYKRLFSIESGTINPNRTSNSLFLLHRLELLFGKLASVNLQNLTHQKKLAFWINIYNSCMMNAFLEHGIPESPETVVELMRKATINIGGHLLNAITIEHFILRLPYYSKYTISKGAKNDEMSARNKFGLELSEPLVSFALCCGSWSSPAVRVYTAAQVENELEEAKKDYLQAAIGITTSKFAIPKLLDWYLLDFAKDLESLLDWICLQLPSELGKEAINCLEKGKNEPHSHFVQVMPYEFSFRYLLYTK; from the exons ATGAATACTAGGGTGAGGACTAGGCTCCACTCCATGAAAGCTCCAATGAAGCATGAAAAA GAGAAGGTTGGAATGCAGGGGAGCAAACCAAATGTTGCCAAAAAAGCAGCAAATAAAAGACAGGCCTCGAGTAGAGAGAGGAAAATAACATTGCAAGAAGAT ACGTTGGAGCTGCTTGCAGAAGTGGCTGTTTTGGAAGAGGAGGTGGTTCGGCTTGAGGAACAGGTTGTCCATTTTAGGCAAGACTTGTACCAAGAGGCTGTCTACATGTCAAGCTCCAAGAGGAACGTGGAAAGTGTTTCCGATTTATATCACTTGTACCCAAATAAGAACCCCAAGCCAGATCAGTCGAAATCCTTAGCTCGGAATGTGGATGAGTCAGCGACATCCACGACAAGGCATTTGCCATCCCTTTCTG CAGATGGAACAGGGAAAGAGAATGCATTCTCTACTGCTAATTCTAGGAAGAACAGCAAAGGATCCTCAATCCATAAAGCTCAGACAAGCAGAAATATGGTGAAAAGATCGTCTGAGGACAATAGACCAGCAGAGAAGAAATTAGATTCTCACAAGTCACAG CTAGAATGCAGAGTACCAGACCAAGAAAATGCAGAAGCAAGAAGTCATGTTACTGCAAGCGAAGGGGTATCAGGAGATGACAGCCCAAACAAGCTGTCCGAGGACATCTTGAAATGCTTGTCAAGTATTTTCTTACGGATGAGCTCAATGAAGAATAGGCGTACTGCAGATAATTTATCTTTCTTGTCAACATTAGTCTCTCAAGAAAACGAGGAAGAAGCAGAATGTCAGGATCCTTATGGTATATGTTCAGAGTTTGGGAAGAGAGATATTGGTCCATATAAGCGTTTGTTTTCAATAGAATCTGGGACGATTAATCCCAACCGAACATCAAATTCTTTGTTTCTACTTCATAGGCTTGA ACTTCTATTCGGGAAACTTGCCTCCGTCAACTTGCAGAACCTCACTCATCAGAAGAAGCTTGCATTCTGGATAAACATTTACAATTCCTGCATGATGAAC GCTTTTCTAGAACACGGAATTCCTGAGAGTCCTGAGACGGTTGTTGAACTGATGAGAAAG GCAACAATAAATATCGGGGGACACTTGCTAAATGCAATAACGATCGAACATTTCATCCTTAGGCTGCCTTATTACTCAAAATAT ACAATTTCCAAGGGTGCAAAAAATGATGAGATGTCAGCGAGGAACAAATTTGGATTGGAGCTATCTGAACCATTGGTATCATTTGCCCTTTGCTGTGGAAGCTGGTCCTCCCCTGCT GTGAGAGTGTACACCGCAGCTCAGGTTGAAAACGAACTGGAAGAggcaaaaaaagattatttacaAGCTGCAATTGGAATTACAACTAGCAAGTTTGCCATCCCTAAGTTATTGGATTGGTATTTACTTGACTTTGCCAAGGACTTGGAGTCATTGCTTGATTGGATCTGCCTTCAGTTACCCAGTGAACTAGGGAAAGAAGCTATTAATTGCCTGGAGAAAGGTAAAAATGAGCCTCATTCACATTTTGTCCAAGTTATGCCATATGAGTTCAGTTTTAGGTACCTTTTgtacacaaaataa
- the LOC118034170 gene encoding uncharacterized protein isoform X1, with protein MNTRVRTRLHSMKAPMKHEKLLPENMAAVSLGRIQKLKASGNTYEEKVGMQGSKPNVAKKAANKRQASSRERKITLQEDVDKLKKQLRHQENIHRALERAFSRPLGALPRLPPYLPRTTLELLAEVAVLEEEVVRLEEQVVHFRQDLYQEAVYMSSSKRNVESVSDLYHLYPNKNPKPDQSKSLARNVDESATSTTRHLPSLSADGTGKENAFSTANSRKNSKGSSIHKAQTSRNMVKRSSEDNRPAEKKLDSHKSQLECRVPDQENAEARSHVTASEGVSGDDSPNKLSEDILKCLSSIFLRMSSMKNRRTADNLSFLSTLVSQENEEEAECQDPYGICSEFGKRDIGPYKRLFSIESGTINPNRTSNSLFLLHRLELLFGKLASVNLQNLTHQKKLAFWINIYNSCMMNAFLEHGIPESPETVVELMRKATINIGGHLLNAITIEHFILRLPYYSKYTISKGAKNDEMSARNKFGLELSEPLVSFALCCGSWSSPAVRVYTAAQVENELEEAKKDYLQAAIGITTSKFAIPKLLDWYLLDFAKDLESLLDWICLQLPSELGKEAINCLEKGKNEPHSHFVQVMPYEFSFRYLLYTK; from the exons ATGAATACTAGGGTGAGGACTAGGCTCCACTCCATGAAAGCTCCAATGAAGCATGAAAAA CTTTTGCCAGAAAATATGGCTGCAGTTTCATTGGGGAGGATCCAGAAGTTGAAAGCTTCAGGAAATACTTATGAA GAGAAGGTTGGAATGCAGGGGAGCAAACCAAATGTTGCCAAAAAAGCAGCAAATAAAAGACAGGCCTCGAGTAGAGAGAGGAAAATAACATTGCAAGAAGAT GTTGATAAACTAAAGAAGCAACTTAGGCATCAAGAGAATATCCACAGAGCTTTGGAGAGGGCTTTCAGCAGACCGTTGGGAGCTCTCCCTCGCCTTCCTCCGTATCTTCCTCGTACT ACGTTGGAGCTGCTTGCAGAAGTGGCTGTTTTGGAAGAGGAGGTGGTTCGGCTTGAGGAACAGGTTGTCCATTTTAGGCAAGACTTGTACCAAGAGGCTGTCTACATGTCAAGCTCCAAGAGGAACGTGGAAAGTGTTTCCGATTTATATCACTTGTACCCAAATAAGAACCCCAAGCCAGATCAGTCGAAATCCTTAGCTCGGAATGTGGATGAGTCAGCGACATCCACGACAAGGCATTTGCCATCCCTTTCTG CAGATGGAACAGGGAAAGAGAATGCATTCTCTACTGCTAATTCTAGGAAGAACAGCAAAGGATCCTCAATCCATAAAGCTCAGACAAGCAGAAATATGGTGAAAAGATCGTCTGAGGACAATAGACCAGCAGAGAAGAAATTAGATTCTCACAAGTCACAG CTAGAATGCAGAGTACCAGACCAAGAAAATGCAGAAGCAAGAAGTCATGTTACTGCAAGCGAAGGGGTATCAGGAGATGACAGCCCAAACAAGCTGTCCGAGGACATCTTGAAATGCTTGTCAAGTATTTTCTTACGGATGAGCTCAATGAAGAATAGGCGTACTGCAGATAATTTATCTTTCTTGTCAACATTAGTCTCTCAAGAAAACGAGGAAGAAGCAGAATGTCAGGATCCTTATGGTATATGTTCAGAGTTTGGGAAGAGAGATATTGGTCCATATAAGCGTTTGTTTTCAATAGAATCTGGGACGATTAATCCCAACCGAACATCAAATTCTTTGTTTCTACTTCATAGGCTTGA ACTTCTATTCGGGAAACTTGCCTCCGTCAACTTGCAGAACCTCACTCATCAGAAGAAGCTTGCATTCTGGATAAACATTTACAATTCCTGCATGATGAAC GCTTTTCTAGAACACGGAATTCCTGAGAGTCCTGAGACGGTTGTTGAACTGATGAGAAAG GCAACAATAAATATCGGGGGACACTTGCTAAATGCAATAACGATCGAACATTTCATCCTTAGGCTGCCTTATTACTCAAAATAT ACAATTTCCAAGGGTGCAAAAAATGATGAGATGTCAGCGAGGAACAAATTTGGATTGGAGCTATCTGAACCATTGGTATCATTTGCCCTTTGCTGTGGAAGCTGGTCCTCCCCTGCT GTGAGAGTGTACACCGCAGCTCAGGTTGAAAACGAACTGGAAGAggcaaaaaaagattatttacaAGCTGCAATTGGAATTACAACTAGCAAGTTTGCCATCCCTAAGTTATTGGATTGGTATTTACTTGACTTTGCCAAGGACTTGGAGTCATTGCTTGATTGGATCTGCCTTCAGTTACCCAGTGAACTAGGGAAAGAAGCTATTAATTGCCTGGAGAAAGGTAAAAATGAGCCTCATTCACATTTTGTCCAAGTTATGCCATATGAGTTCAGTTTTAGGTACCTTTTgtacacaaaataa
- the LOC118034170 gene encoding uncharacterized protein isoform X2 gives MNTRVRTRLHSMKAPMKHEKLLPENMAAVSLGRIQKLKASGNTYEEKVGMQGSKPNVAKKAANKRQASSRERKITLQEDVDKLKKQLRHQENIHRALERAFSRPLGALPRLPPYLPRTTLELLAEVAVLEEEVVRLEEQVVHFRQDLYQEAVYMSSSKRNVESVSDLYHLYPNKNPKPDQSKSLARNVDESATSTTRHLPSLSDGTGKENAFSTANSRKNSKGSSIHKAQTSRNMVKRSSEDNRPAEKKLDSHKSQLECRVPDQENAEARSHVTASEGVSGDDSPNKLSEDILKCLSSIFLRMSSMKNRRTADNLSFLSTLVSQENEEEAECQDPYGICSEFGKRDIGPYKRLFSIESGTINPNRTSNSLFLLHRLELLFGKLASVNLQNLTHQKKLAFWINIYNSCMMNAFLEHGIPESPETVVELMRKATINIGGHLLNAITIEHFILRLPYYSKYTISKGAKNDEMSARNKFGLELSEPLVSFALCCGSWSSPAVRVYTAAQVENELEEAKKDYLQAAIGITTSKFAIPKLLDWYLLDFAKDLESLLDWICLQLPSELGKEAINCLEKGKNEPHSHFVQVMPYEFSFRYLLYTK, from the exons ATGAATACTAGGGTGAGGACTAGGCTCCACTCCATGAAAGCTCCAATGAAGCATGAAAAA CTTTTGCCAGAAAATATGGCTGCAGTTTCATTGGGGAGGATCCAGAAGTTGAAAGCTTCAGGAAATACTTATGAA GAGAAGGTTGGAATGCAGGGGAGCAAACCAAATGTTGCCAAAAAAGCAGCAAATAAAAGACAGGCCTCGAGTAGAGAGAGGAAAATAACATTGCAAGAAGAT GTTGATAAACTAAAGAAGCAACTTAGGCATCAAGAGAATATCCACAGAGCTTTGGAGAGGGCTTTCAGCAGACCGTTGGGAGCTCTCCCTCGCCTTCCTCCGTATCTTCCTCGTACT ACGTTGGAGCTGCTTGCAGAAGTGGCTGTTTTGGAAGAGGAGGTGGTTCGGCTTGAGGAACAGGTTGTCCATTTTAGGCAAGACTTGTACCAAGAGGCTGTCTACATGTCAAGCTCCAAGAGGAACGTGGAAAGTGTTTCCGATTTATATCACTTGTACCCAAATAAGAACCCCAAGCCAGATCAGTCGAAATCCTTAGCTCGGAATGTGGATGAGTCAGCGACATCCACGACAAGGCATTTGCCATCCCTTTCTG ATGGAACAGGGAAAGAGAATGCATTCTCTACTGCTAATTCTAGGAAGAACAGCAAAGGATCCTCAATCCATAAAGCTCAGACAAGCAGAAATATGGTGAAAAGATCGTCTGAGGACAATAGACCAGCAGAGAAGAAATTAGATTCTCACAAGTCACAG CTAGAATGCAGAGTACCAGACCAAGAAAATGCAGAAGCAAGAAGTCATGTTACTGCAAGCGAAGGGGTATCAGGAGATGACAGCCCAAACAAGCTGTCCGAGGACATCTTGAAATGCTTGTCAAGTATTTTCTTACGGATGAGCTCAATGAAGAATAGGCGTACTGCAGATAATTTATCTTTCTTGTCAACATTAGTCTCTCAAGAAAACGAGGAAGAAGCAGAATGTCAGGATCCTTATGGTATATGTTCAGAGTTTGGGAAGAGAGATATTGGTCCATATAAGCGTTTGTTTTCAATAGAATCTGGGACGATTAATCCCAACCGAACATCAAATTCTTTGTTTCTACTTCATAGGCTTGA ACTTCTATTCGGGAAACTTGCCTCCGTCAACTTGCAGAACCTCACTCATCAGAAGAAGCTTGCATTCTGGATAAACATTTACAATTCCTGCATGATGAAC GCTTTTCTAGAACACGGAATTCCTGAGAGTCCTGAGACGGTTGTTGAACTGATGAGAAAG GCAACAATAAATATCGGGGGACACTTGCTAAATGCAATAACGATCGAACATTTCATCCTTAGGCTGCCTTATTACTCAAAATAT ACAATTTCCAAGGGTGCAAAAAATGATGAGATGTCAGCGAGGAACAAATTTGGATTGGAGCTATCTGAACCATTGGTATCATTTGCCCTTTGCTGTGGAAGCTGGTCCTCCCCTGCT GTGAGAGTGTACACCGCAGCTCAGGTTGAAAACGAACTGGAAGAggcaaaaaaagattatttacaAGCTGCAATTGGAATTACAACTAGCAAGTTTGCCATCCCTAAGTTATTGGATTGGTATTTACTTGACTTTGCCAAGGACTTGGAGTCATTGCTTGATTGGATCTGCCTTCAGTTACCCAGTGAACTAGGGAAAGAAGCTATTAATTGCCTGGAGAAAGGTAAAAATGAGCCTCATTCACATTTTGTCCAAGTTATGCCATATGAGTTCAGTTTTAGGTACCTTTTgtacacaaaataa
- the LOC118034170 gene encoding uncharacterized protein isoform X4, whose amino-acid sequence MNTRVRTRLHSMKAPMKHEKLLPENMAAVSLGRIQKLKASGNTYEEKVGMQGSKPNVAKKAANKRQASSRERKITLQEDTLELLAEVAVLEEEVVRLEEQVVHFRQDLYQEAVYMSSSKRNVESVSDLYHLYPNKNPKPDQSKSLARNVDESATSTTRHLPSLSADGTGKENAFSTANSRKNSKGSSIHKAQTSRNMVKRSSEDNRPAEKKLDSHKSQLECRVPDQENAEARSHVTASEGVSGDDSPNKLSEDILKCLSSIFLRMSSMKNRRTADNLSFLSTLVSQENEEEAECQDPYGICSEFGKRDIGPYKRLFSIESGTINPNRTSNSLFLLHRLELLFGKLASVNLQNLTHQKKLAFWINIYNSCMMNAFLEHGIPESPETVVELMRKATINIGGHLLNAITIEHFILRLPYYSKYTISKGAKNDEMSARNKFGLELSEPLVSFALCCGSWSSPAVRVYTAAQVENELEEAKKDYLQAAIGITTSKFAIPKLLDWYLLDFAKDLESLLDWICLQLPSELGKEAINCLEKGKNEPHSHFVQVMPYEFSFRYLLYTK is encoded by the exons ATGAATACTAGGGTGAGGACTAGGCTCCACTCCATGAAAGCTCCAATGAAGCATGAAAAA CTTTTGCCAGAAAATATGGCTGCAGTTTCATTGGGGAGGATCCAGAAGTTGAAAGCTTCAGGAAATACTTATGAA GAGAAGGTTGGAATGCAGGGGAGCAAACCAAATGTTGCCAAAAAAGCAGCAAATAAAAGACAGGCCTCGAGTAGAGAGAGGAAAATAACATTGCAAGAAGAT ACGTTGGAGCTGCTTGCAGAAGTGGCTGTTTTGGAAGAGGAGGTGGTTCGGCTTGAGGAACAGGTTGTCCATTTTAGGCAAGACTTGTACCAAGAGGCTGTCTACATGTCAAGCTCCAAGAGGAACGTGGAAAGTGTTTCCGATTTATATCACTTGTACCCAAATAAGAACCCCAAGCCAGATCAGTCGAAATCCTTAGCTCGGAATGTGGATGAGTCAGCGACATCCACGACAAGGCATTTGCCATCCCTTTCTG CAGATGGAACAGGGAAAGAGAATGCATTCTCTACTGCTAATTCTAGGAAGAACAGCAAAGGATCCTCAATCCATAAAGCTCAGACAAGCAGAAATATGGTGAAAAGATCGTCTGAGGACAATAGACCAGCAGAGAAGAAATTAGATTCTCACAAGTCACAG CTAGAATGCAGAGTACCAGACCAAGAAAATGCAGAAGCAAGAAGTCATGTTACTGCAAGCGAAGGGGTATCAGGAGATGACAGCCCAAACAAGCTGTCCGAGGACATCTTGAAATGCTTGTCAAGTATTTTCTTACGGATGAGCTCAATGAAGAATAGGCGTACTGCAGATAATTTATCTTTCTTGTCAACATTAGTCTCTCAAGAAAACGAGGAAGAAGCAGAATGTCAGGATCCTTATGGTATATGTTCAGAGTTTGGGAAGAGAGATATTGGTCCATATAAGCGTTTGTTTTCAATAGAATCTGGGACGATTAATCCCAACCGAACATCAAATTCTTTGTTTCTACTTCATAGGCTTGA ACTTCTATTCGGGAAACTTGCCTCCGTCAACTTGCAGAACCTCACTCATCAGAAGAAGCTTGCATTCTGGATAAACATTTACAATTCCTGCATGATGAAC GCTTTTCTAGAACACGGAATTCCTGAGAGTCCTGAGACGGTTGTTGAACTGATGAGAAAG GCAACAATAAATATCGGGGGACACTTGCTAAATGCAATAACGATCGAACATTTCATCCTTAGGCTGCCTTATTACTCAAAATAT ACAATTTCCAAGGGTGCAAAAAATGATGAGATGTCAGCGAGGAACAAATTTGGATTGGAGCTATCTGAACCATTGGTATCATTTGCCCTTTGCTGTGGAAGCTGGTCCTCCCCTGCT GTGAGAGTGTACACCGCAGCTCAGGTTGAAAACGAACTGGAAGAggcaaaaaaagattatttacaAGCTGCAATTGGAATTACAACTAGCAAGTTTGCCATCCCTAAGTTATTGGATTGGTATTTACTTGACTTTGCCAAGGACTTGGAGTCATTGCTTGATTGGATCTGCCTTCAGTTACCCAGTGAACTAGGGAAAGAAGCTATTAATTGCCTGGAGAAAGGTAAAAATGAGCCTCATTCACATTTTGTCCAAGTTATGCCATATGAGTTCAGTTTTAGGTACCTTTTgtacacaaaataa
- the LOC118034170 gene encoding uncharacterized protein isoform X5, with amino-acid sequence MQGSKPNVAKKAANKRQASSRERKITLQEDVDKLKKQLRHQENIHRALERAFSRPLGALPRLPPYLPRTTLELLAEVAVLEEEVVRLEEQVVHFRQDLYQEAVYMSSSKRNVESVSDLYHLYPNKNPKPDQSKSLARNVDESATSTTRHLPSLSADGTGKENAFSTANSRKNSKGSSIHKAQTSRNMVKRSSEDNRPAEKKLDSHKSQLECRVPDQENAEARSHVTASEGVSGDDSPNKLSEDILKCLSSIFLRMSSMKNRRTADNLSFLSTLVSQENEEEAECQDPYGICSEFGKRDIGPYKRLFSIESGTINPNRTSNSLFLLHRLELLFGKLASVNLQNLTHQKKLAFWINIYNSCMMNAFLEHGIPESPETVVELMRKATINIGGHLLNAITIEHFILRLPYYSKYTISKGAKNDEMSARNKFGLELSEPLVSFALCCGSWSSPAVRVYTAAQVENELEEAKKDYLQAAIGITTSKFAIPKLLDWYLLDFAKDLESLLDWICLQLPSELGKEAINCLEKGKNEPHSHFVQVMPYEFSFRYLLYTK; translated from the exons ATGCAGGGGAGCAAACCAAATGTTGCCAAAAAAGCAGCAAATAAAAGACAGGCCTCGAGTAGAGAGAGGAAAATAACATTGCAAGAAGAT GTTGATAAACTAAAGAAGCAACTTAGGCATCAAGAGAATATCCACAGAGCTTTGGAGAGGGCTTTCAGCAGACCGTTGGGAGCTCTCCCTCGCCTTCCTCCGTATCTTCCTCGTACT ACGTTGGAGCTGCTTGCAGAAGTGGCTGTTTTGGAAGAGGAGGTGGTTCGGCTTGAGGAACAGGTTGTCCATTTTAGGCAAGACTTGTACCAAGAGGCTGTCTACATGTCAAGCTCCAAGAGGAACGTGGAAAGTGTTTCCGATTTATATCACTTGTACCCAAATAAGAACCCCAAGCCAGATCAGTCGAAATCCTTAGCTCGGAATGTGGATGAGTCAGCGACATCCACGACAAGGCATTTGCCATCCCTTTCTG CAGATGGAACAGGGAAAGAGAATGCATTCTCTACTGCTAATTCTAGGAAGAACAGCAAAGGATCCTCAATCCATAAAGCTCAGACAAGCAGAAATATGGTGAAAAGATCGTCTGAGGACAATAGACCAGCAGAGAAGAAATTAGATTCTCACAAGTCACAG CTAGAATGCAGAGTACCAGACCAAGAAAATGCAGAAGCAAGAAGTCATGTTACTGCAAGCGAAGGGGTATCAGGAGATGACAGCCCAAACAAGCTGTCCGAGGACATCTTGAAATGCTTGTCAAGTATTTTCTTACGGATGAGCTCAATGAAGAATAGGCGTACTGCAGATAATTTATCTTTCTTGTCAACATTAGTCTCTCAAGAAAACGAGGAAGAAGCAGAATGTCAGGATCCTTATGGTATATGTTCAGAGTTTGGGAAGAGAGATATTGGTCCATATAAGCGTTTGTTTTCAATAGAATCTGGGACGATTAATCCCAACCGAACATCAAATTCTTTGTTTCTACTTCATAGGCTTGA ACTTCTATTCGGGAAACTTGCCTCCGTCAACTTGCAGAACCTCACTCATCAGAAGAAGCTTGCATTCTGGATAAACATTTACAATTCCTGCATGATGAAC GCTTTTCTAGAACACGGAATTCCTGAGAGTCCTGAGACGGTTGTTGAACTGATGAGAAAG GCAACAATAAATATCGGGGGACACTTGCTAAATGCAATAACGATCGAACATTTCATCCTTAGGCTGCCTTATTACTCAAAATAT ACAATTTCCAAGGGTGCAAAAAATGATGAGATGTCAGCGAGGAACAAATTTGGATTGGAGCTATCTGAACCATTGGTATCATTTGCCCTTTGCTGTGGAAGCTGGTCCTCCCCTGCT GTGAGAGTGTACACCGCAGCTCAGGTTGAAAACGAACTGGAAGAggcaaaaaaagattatttacaAGCTGCAATTGGAATTACAACTAGCAAGTTTGCCATCCCTAAGTTATTGGATTGGTATTTACTTGACTTTGCCAAGGACTTGGAGTCATTGCTTGATTGGATCTGCCTTCAGTTACCCAGTGAACTAGGGAAAGAAGCTATTAATTGCCTGGAGAAAGGTAAAAATGAGCCTCATTCACATTTTGTCCAAGTTATGCCATATGAGTTCAGTTTTAGGTACCTTTTgtacacaaaataa